From a single Bifidobacteriaceae bacterium genomic region:
- the gcvH gene encoding glycine cleavage system protein GcvH — MTIPADLFFTADHEWVRDPGGPTARVGVTEFAAQSLGDVVFLSLPAVGDPVSAGAECGEIESTKSVSPLFAPVSGQVTAVNEAVLSAPELVNEDPYGEGWLFEVAPTAQGDLLDCDAYAPLTVEDAH; from the coding sequence ATGACGATCCCCGCCGACCTGTTTTTCACCGCCGACCACGAATGGGTCCGCGACCCCGGCGGCCCCACGGCCCGCGTGGGCGTGACCGAATTCGCCGCCCAGTCGCTGGGTGACGTGGTGTTCCTGAGCCTGCCCGCAGTGGGCGATCCGGTTTCGGCGGGCGCGGAATGCGGCGAGATCGAGTCGACCAAGTCCGTCTCGCCGCTGTTCGCCCCGGTGTCCGGCCAGGTCACAGCCGTCAACGAGGCCGTCCTGAGCGCCCCCGAGCTGGTGAACGAGGACCCCTACGGCGAAGGTTGGCTGTTCGAAGTCGCCCCGACCGCCCAGGGCGACCTTCTGGACTGCGACGCCTACGCCCCGTTGACGGTTGAGGACGCCCACTAG